In Rosa chinensis cultivar Old Blush chromosome 1, RchiOBHm-V2, whole genome shotgun sequence, a genomic segment contains:
- the LOC112181527 gene encoding uncharacterized protein LOC112181527 produces MELGMWLRHAYAISIVLLLHINASLSLGHHRANVTARCLERERDALLAIKGDLVDEYNLLSSWGSEAKKRDCCGWERVHCDHQTGHVIQLHLNEGPWVISLQGEYLEYIQTVQSEISPKIIELQHLEYLDLSNNSFTASQIPALICSLSNLGHLDLSFNDLSGSKIPELIGNLTNLRYLDLSDTRLSGEIPYHKLGNLTHLQYLNLGWNDFTPVGGNLNWLPHLSSLKYLDLSFTDLSKVSDWLETINKLPDLRNLTLIGCDLHPPILSTLSHINSSNSLVSVELSKNPAVSSSIFKWLCNYNTTLVHIDLSSTQLSGLIPDAFKNMNSLAYLGLRDIQLSDFTANAFANMSSLETLVLSYNQLRGLIPYAFANMRSLENLYLSSNQLSGLIPDAFANMSSLVTLDLSSNQLSGLIPDAFANMSSLASLDLSSNQLSGLIPDAFANMSSLATLDLSSNQLSGLIPDAFANMSSLVTLDLSSNQLSGLIPYAFANMSSLKYLYLYSNQLSGLIPDAFANMSSLVTLDLSSNQLSGLIPDAFANMRSLEALVLSYNQLSGLIPYAFANMSSLATLDLSSNQLSGLIPDAFANMRSLEALVLSSNQLSGLIPYAFANMSSLATLDLSSNQLSGLIPDAFANMRSLETLVLSYNHLSGLIPYAFANMSSLATLHLSSNQLSGLIPDAFANMRSLETLVLSYNQLSGLIPYAFANMSSLVTLDLSSNQLSDLIPDAFANMRSLKYLHLSSNQLRGLIPDAFANMSSLETLVLSYNQLSGLIPYAFANMRSLENLYLSSNQLSGLIPDAFANMSSLVTLDLSSNQLSGLIPDAFANMSSLASLDLSSNQLSGLIPDAFANMSSLATLDLSSNQLSGLIPDAFANMSSLVTLDLSSNQLSGLIPYAFANMSSLKYLYLYSNQLSGLIPNAFANMRSLKYLYLYSNQLSGLIPNAFANMSSLKYLYLFSNQLSGLIPDAFANMSSLVTLDLSSNQLSGLIPDAFANMRSLETLVLSYNQLSGLIPYAFANMSSLATLHLSSNQLSGLIPDAFANMRSLETLVLSYNQLSGLIPYAFVNMSSLATLDLSSNQLSGLIPDAFANMRSLETLDLSYNQLSGLIPDAFANMSSLETLDLSSNQLSGLIPDAFANMRSLEALVLSSNQLSGLIPYAFANMSSLATLDLSSNQLSGLIPDAFANMRSLETLVLSYNHLSGLIPYAFANMSSLATLDLSSNQLSGLIPDAFANMRSLETLVLSYNHLSGLIPYAFANMSSLATLDLSSNQLSGLIPDAFANMRSLETLVLSSNQLGDLIPYAFANMSSLATLDLSSNQLSGLIPDAFANMRSLETLVLSYNHLSGLIPYAFGNMSSLATLDLSSNQLSGLIPDAFANMRSLETLVLSSNQLGDLIPYAFANMSSLATLDLSSNQLSGLIPDAFANMSSLANLDLCNNPLEGGIPAASIGQLCNLRTLAISDSRLHGQFSEFVQTLSICTQNSLERLSLSHNDLARSLPNLANFQSLKELYLSKNQLSGIIPDSIGKLSSLMTLDLKENRLSGMIPESIGQMSLLRELCLQGNQLSGMIPESIGKLSALQTLDLSGNRLSGKVPESIGQCSKLSNMNLSKNSLEGVISEVHFSKLSALEALDLSYNPLAFNINSDWVPPFQLYSLSLKSCKVGRYFPNWLRTQKSLSKIDISYAGISDVLPSWFLSLFGNTQTIDISHNQIRGTFESSTLNVTSLPGVEVHFGSNQFEGSIPSILFAASYLDLSDNKFSDMTALCVTSELQSLKFLDLSGNHVSGEIPDCWRHLVSLELLDLSSNAFSGKIPTTIGTLFRMETLKLRSNKLVGELPSSLKNCKSLKVIDLGDNKLSGSVPEWLGVSFPNLVILMLQSNQFRGSLLPSQLCHLTHIQILDFSVNEISGAIPKCLNNMTSLTREGNSSLTIRHSFHPSYAQAPGMAAPPSPTAEAPYVSVSDYYEDDATFMWKGRMHAYKSTLGLVKRIDLSSNKITGEIPSEITHLVGLVSLNLSRNHLTGHIPSQIGKLKFLDSLDLSRNRINGKIPTSLARIDQLAYLDLSYNNLSGEIPTGTQLQDPSSFAGNLKLCGFPLEKICDPEGNGRPNVSSNEEDPDELITLGFYISLGVGFAVGFWGVSGSLIFKRSWRYAYYNFLNASNDWLYVKVALIRRQLSDVLHT; encoded by the coding sequence ATGGAGTTGGGAATGTGGCTCAGACATGCTTATGCAATATCAATTGTGCTTCTTCTGCATATCAACGCTTCCTTATCCCTCGGCCACCACCGTGCTAACGTGACGGCAAGGTGCctagagagggagagggatGCATTGCTTGCTATCAAAGGAGACCTGGTGGATGAATACAACCTGCTCTCTTCGTGGGGAAGCGAAGCCAAAAAGCGAGACTGTTGCGGATGGGAAAGAGTCCACTGCGATCACCAGACCGGCCATGTTATTCAACTTCATCTGAATGAAGGACCGTGGGTGATCTCTTTGCAAGGTGAGTACCTTGAGTATATACAGACTGTGCAAAGTGAAATTAGTCCTAAAATCATTGAGTTGCAGCATTTGGAATATTTGGACCTCAGTAACAATTCCTTCACTGCCAGCCAAATTCCAGCACTCATTTGTTCTCTATCCAATTTAGGACACCTAGATCTCAGTTTCAATGACCTCTCTGGGAGCAAAATTCCGGAGCTCATTGGTAACTTGACCAATTTAAGGTATCTAGATCTGTCTGACACTCGCTTGAGTGGTGAAATTCCATATCATAAGCTTGGAAACCTTACTCATTTGCAGTATCTCAATCTCGGGTGGAATGACTTCACTCCTGTTGGAGGAAATCTCAATTGGCTTCCACATCTTTCTTCTTTAAAATACCTGGACTTGAGTTTCACCGATCTAAGTAAGGTTTCTGATTGGCTGGAAACAATAAACAAGCTCCCTGACCTAAGAAACTTGACCTTAATAGGATGTGATCTTCATCCTCCAATTCTTTCCACTCTTTCTCACATAAATTCTTCCAATTCTCTTGTAAGTGTTGAATTGTCTAAAAATCCTGCTGTCAGTTCTTCAATATTCAAATGGTTGTGCAACTACAATACCACCCTAGTTCATATTGACCTCTCTTCCACccaattaagtggtttgattcccGATGCTTTCAAAAATATGAATTCACTTGCATATCTTGGCCTCCGTGATATCCAATTAAGTGATTTTACTGCTAATGCTTTTGCAAACATGAGCTCACTTGAAACTCTTGTCCTCTCTTACAACCAATTAAGGGGTTTGATTCCTTATGCTTTTGCAAACATGAGATCACTTGAAAATCTGTACCTCTCTAGcaaccaattaagtggtttgattcccgatgcttttgcaaacatgagctcacttgtaactcttgacctctcttccaaccaattaagtggtttAATTCCCGATGCTTTTGCAAACATGAGCTCACTTGCATCTCTTGacctctcttccaaccaattaagtggtttgattcccgatgcttttgcaaacatgagctcacttgcaactcttgacctctcttccaaccaattaagtggtttgattcccGATGCATTTGCAAACATGAGCTCACTTGTAACTCTTGACCTCTCTTCCAATcaattaagtggtttgattccTTATGCATTTGCAAACATGAGTTCACTTAAATATCTTTACCTCTAttccaaccaattaagtggtttgattcccgatgcttttgcaaacatgagctcacttgtaactcttgacctctcttccaaccaattaagtggtttgattcccGATGCTTTTGCAAACATGAGATCACTTGAAGCTCTTGTCCTCTCTTAcaaccaattaagtggtttgattccttatgcttttgcaaacatgagctcacttgcaactcttgacctctcttccaaccaattaagtggtttgattcccGATGCTTTTGCAAACATGAGATCACTTGAAGCTCTTGTcctctcttccaaccaattaagtggtttgattccttatgcttttgcaaacatgagctcacttgcaactcttgacctctcttccaaccaattaagtggtttgattcccGATGCTTTTGCAAACATGAGATCACTTGAAACTCTTGTCCTCTCTTACAACCATTTAAGTGGTTTGATTCCTTATGCTTTTGCAAACATGAGCTCACTTGCAACTCTTCacctctcttccaaccaattaagtggtttgattcccGATGCTTTTGCAAACATGAGATCACTTGAAACTCTTGTCCTCTCTTAcaaccaattaagtggtttgattccttatgcttttgcaaacatgagctcacttgtaactcttgacctctcttccaaccaattaAGTGATTTGATTCCCGATGCTTTTGCAAACATGAGATCACTTAAATATCTTCacctctcttccaaccaattaAGGGGTTTGATTCCCGATGCTTTTGCAAACATGAGCTCACTTGAAACTCTTGTCCTCTCTTAcaaccaattaagtggtttgattccTTATGCTTTTGCAAACATGAGATCACTTGAAAATCTGTACCTCTCTAGcaaccaattaagtggtttgattcccgatgcttttgcaaacatgagctcacttgtaactcttgacctctcttccaaccaattaagtggtttAATTCCCGATGCTTTTGCAAACATGAGCTCACTTGCATCTCTTGacctctcttccaaccaattaagtggtttgattcccgatgcttttgcaaacatgagctcacttgcaactcttgacctctcttccaaccaattaagtggtttgattcccgatgcttttgcaaacatgagctcacttgtaactcttgacctctcttccaatcaattaagtggtttgattccTTATGCTTTTGCAAACATGAGTTCACTTAAATATCTTTACCTCTAttccaaccaattaagtggtttgattccGAATGCTTTCGCAAACATGAGGTCACTTAAATATCTTTACCTCTAttccaaccaattaagtggtttgattccGAATGCTTTCGCAAACATGAGCTCACTTAAATATCTGTACCTCTTttccaaccaattaagtggtttgattcccgatgcttttgcaaacatgagctcacttgtaactcttgacctctcttccaaccaattaagtggtttgattcccGATGCTTTTGCAAACATGAGATCACTTGAAACTCTTGTCCTCTCTTAcaaccaattaagtggtttgattccTTATGCTTTTGCAAACATGAGCTCACTTGCAACTCTTCacctctcttccaaccaattaagtggtttgattcccGATGCTTTTGCAAACATGAGATCACTTGAAACTCTTGTCCTCTCTTAcaaccaattaagtggtttgattccTTATGCTTTTGTAAACATGAGCTCACTTGCAACTCTTGacctctcttccaaccaattaagtggtttgattccTGATGCTTTTGCAAACATGAGATCACTTGAAACTCTTGACCTCTCTTAcaaccaattaagtggtttgattcccgatgcttttgcaaacatgagctcacttgaaactcttgacctctcttccaaccaattaagtggtttgattcccGATGCTTTTGCAAACATGAGATCACTTGAAGCTCTTGTcctctcttccaaccaattaagtggtttgattccttatgcttttgcaaacatgagctcacttgcaactcttgacctctcttccaaccaattaagtggtttgattcccGATGCTTTTGCAAACATGAGATCACTTGAAACTCTTGTCCTCTCTTACAACCATTTAAGTGGTTTGATTCCTTATGCTTTTGCAAACATGAGCTCACTTGCAACTCTTGacctctcttccaaccaattaagtggtttgattcccGATGCTTTTGCAAACATGAGATCACTTGAAACTCTTGTCCTCTCTTACAACCATTTAAGTGGTTTGATTCCTTATGCTTTTGCAAACATGAGCTCACTTGCAACTCTTGacctctcttccaaccaattaagtggtttgattcccGATGCTTTTGCAAACATGAGATCACTTGAAACTCTTGTcctctcttccaaccaattaGGTGATTTGATTCCTTATGCTTTTGCAAACATGAGCTCACTTGCAACTCTTGacctctcttccaaccaattaagtggtttgattcccGATGCTTTTGCAAACATGAGATCACTTGAAACTCTTGTCCTCTCTTACAACCATTTAAGTGGTTTGATTCCTTATGCTTTTGGAAACATGAGCTCACTTGCAACTCTTGacctctcttccaaccaattaagtggtttgattcccGATGCTTTTGCAAACATGAGATCACTTGAAACTCTTGTcctctcttccaaccaattaGGTGATTTGATTCCTTATGCTTTTGCAAACATGAGCTCACTTGCAACTCTTGacctctcttccaaccaattaagtggtttgattcccGATGCTTTTGCAAACATGAGCTCACTTGCAAATCTTGACCTTTGTAATAACCCACTTGAAGGAGGAATCCCTGCAGCATCCATTGGCCAGTTATGTAATTTGCGGACCTTGGCCATTTCAGACAGTAGGTTACATGGACAGTTCTCTGAATTTGTTCAAACATTGTCTATATGTACTCAAAACTCATTGGAGAGATTGAGTCTCTCTCATAATGATCTTGCTAGGTCATTGCCTAATCTTGCAAACTTCCAATCATTGAAGGAATTATATCTCTCTAAAAACCAGTTGAGTGGAATCATTCCTGATAGTATTGGAAAGTTGTCTTCTTTGATGACATTAGATCTCAAAGAAAATAGGTTAAGCGGAATGATACCGGAGAGTATTGGGCAAATGTCATTGTTGAGAGAGTTGTGTCTACAGGGAAACCAACTTAGCGGAATGATACCGGAAAGTATTGGGAAATTGTCAGCCTTGCAAACATTAGATCTCTCCGGTAATCGATTAAGTGGGAAAGTACCTGAAAGTATTGGACAATGCTCAAAACTGTCCAATATGAATCTTAGTAAGAATTCTTTGGAAGGGGTAATTTCGGAAGTTCATTTTTCAAAATTGTCTGCACTAGAGGCATTGGATTTATCGTATAACCCATTAGCTTTCAACATCAATTCTGATTGGGTTCCTCCTTTTCAATTGTATTCTTTAAGTTTGAAATCATGCAAGGTCGGGCGGTATTTCCCAAACTGGCTTCGAACTCAAAAAAGTCTTTCCAAAATTGATATTTCTTATGCTGGAATTTCAGATGTCCTTCCAAGTTGGTTCTTGAGTCTCTTTGGTAACACCCAGACAATAGATATCTCTCATAATCAAATTAGAGGAACATTTGAGAGTTCAACATTGAATGTTACATCATTGCCTGGAGTTGAAGTTCATTTCGGTTCCAATCAATTCGAAGGTTCAATACCGTCAATTTTATTTGCTGCTTCATATTTGGATCTCTCCGATAATAAGTTTTCAGATATGACAGCCTTGTGTGTTACTTCAGAGCTTCAAAGTTTGAAGTTTCTTGATCTCTCAGGCAATCATGTTTCAGGAGAAATTCCAGATTGTTGGAGGCATTTGGTCTCCCTAGAACTACTCGATTTGAGTAGCAATGCTTTTTCCGGGAAAATCCCGACCACTATAGGCACTTTGTTTCGAATGGAAACATTGAAATTAAGAAGCAACAAACTTGTAGGAGAATTGCCTTCATCCTTGAAGAATTGTAAGAGCTTAAAAGTGATTGATCTCGGAGACAATAAGCTTTCAGGATCAGTCCCTGAATGGTTGGGAGTTAGTTTTCCAAATTTGGTGATACTGATGCTCCAATCTAATCAGTTTAGAGGGAGCTTGCTGCCTTCACAATTATGTCATTTAACGCACATTCAGATTTTGGATTTCTCTGTGAATGAAATCTCAGGAGCTATACCTAAATGCCTCAATAATATGACTTCTTTAACTCGAGAAGGAAATTCAAGTCTAACCATTAGACATTCTTTTCATCCATCTTATGCACAAGCACCTGGGATGGCGGCACCCCCATCGCCTACGGCGGAAGCACCTTACGTAAGTGTGTCTGATTATTATGAGGATGATGCAACCTTCATGTGGAAAGGAAGAATGCATGCATACAAAAGTACTTTGGGACTTGTCAAGAGAATTGATCTCTCAAGCAACAAAATAACTGGGGAAATTCCAAGTGAGATCACTCATcttgttggtttggtttctttgAACCTTTCAAGAAACCATCTAACAGGACATATTCCTTCACAGATTGGAAAGCTGAAGTTCTTAGATTCTCTTGATTTGTCAAGAAACCGGATAAATGGGAAGATTCCGACAAGTCTTGCTCGGATCGATCAACTTGCTTACTTGGACCTGTCATACAACAACTTATCTGGCGAAATTCCAACTGGTACTCAACTCCAAGACCCTTCCTCTTTTGCTGGAAATCTTAAATTGTGTGGATTTCCACTTGAAAAGATTTGTGATCCGGAAGGAAACGGTCGGCCAAATGTCTCGAGCAATGAAGAAGATCCAGATGAGCTCATCACGCTGGGTTTCTACATAAGTCTAGGAGTTGGATTTGCTGTTGGATTTTGGGGAGTCTCCGGGAGTTTGATATTCAAGAGGTCATGGAGATATGCATACTACAACTTCTTGAATGCTTCAAATGATTGGCTTTATGTGAAGGTTGCTTTGATCAGACGGCAATTAAGTGATGTGCTTCATACATAA